Proteins encoded by one window of Culicoides brevitarsis isolate CSIRO-B50_1 chromosome 2, AGI_CSIRO_Cbre_v1, whole genome shotgun sequence:
- the LOC134830490 gene encoding uncharacterized protein LOC134830490 — translation MSDRKFRENKENMKRKARTRVAPFRNRNEFISTMEKVYSEDIEERKEGLEMLQIWKIRRGAETSASILSTAAILEVQLRDESGSVSSQSDLQSMYSGAFTRFLNYVSSIEQRQRKRTMYSIANQLGIESFLVDLRHLCSHGKDSPSLDVFRRSAAYCMKWLKDFYWEREMKFIQDVDVTSVKVHNTIRFERNIRRLLLIYDAVTEALHNNCETHKELYTIVTDVERRDVMREYIAQLNESNVQKIFKCVVSDLFMAAKSRIVKESAYIFSEQLLRCPYFIKAVSSKDTRRSPLLKLHEKLFLEMQLTGIISTFFYKCVYVGEDPHENEAVRLAAVYWADKILEGLDLLQKSTINIRLDRYSSKQDLLKADNKAYTELVKFHKDKGIDVENTLILKNWMLNPIEITIDEEFLQRRIKNLYEVTGKLVKRIILMLDLQDEKYKKIMELISVVEIKGNNSKHDLQTDKIYSVEKDLLPLISNENKNRLEQKKCVGIFKEATRDIDWKVIPIGTIFEGTSVTKENSTE, via the exons ATGTCAGATAGAAAATTTCgggaaaataaagaaaatatgaaaagaaagGCACGAACAAGAGTTGCTCCTTTCAGAAATCG aaatgaATTCATATCAACAATGGAGAAAGTCTACAGCGAAGATATAGAAGAACGAAAAGAAGGATTAGAAATGTTGCAAATTTGGAAGATTCGTCGAGGAGCGGAAACTTCTGCGAGTATTCTAAGCACAGCGGCAATTCTTGAAGTTCAATTACGCGACGAATCAGGAAGTGTTTCATCCCAATCGGATCTGCAATCGATGTATTCGGGGGCTTTTACACGTTTTCTTAACTATGTGTCGTCAATTGAGCAACGACAACGCAAACGAACAATGTATTCCATTGCAAATCAGTTAGGAATTGAATCATTTCTCGTGGATTTACGACATTTGTGTTCACATGGCAAAGATAGTCCTTCACTCGATGTGTTTCGACGATCAGCTGCTTATTGCATGAAATGGCTAAAAGACTTTTATTGGGAACGAGAGATGAAATTTATACAAGATGTTGATGTAACATCCGTAAAAGTTCACAATACTATTCGTTTTGAGCGTAATATACGGAGACTTTTGTTGATATATGATGCCGTTACTGAAGCTCTTCATAATAATTGCGAAACACACAAAGAATTGTACACAATCGTTACAGATGTTGAGCGAAGAGACGTCATGCGAGAATATATTGCACAACTGAACGAatcaaatgttcaaaaaatcttcaagtgTGTCGTTTCAGATCTTTTTATGGCAGCAAAATCAAGAATAGTGAAAGAAAGTGCATACATTTTCAGTGAACAGCTATTACGTTGCCCGTATTTCATCAAAGCTGTATCCTCAAAAGATACTCGAAGATCTCCGTTGCtcaaattacatgaaaaactttttttggaaATGCAATTAACGGGAATCATATCaacatttttctataaatgcGTTTATGTCGGTGAAGATCCGCATGAAAATGAGGCTGTGAGATTAGCTGCAGTTTATTGGGCTGACAAGATCCTCGAAGGATTGGATTTACTGCAAAAAAGCACTATTAACATCCGTCTTGATCGATATAGCTCCAAACAAGATTTGCTTAAAGCTGACAATAAAGCGTATACGGAATTAGTCAAGTTTCATAAGGATAAAGGAATCGATGTAGAAAACACtttgatattgaaaaattggatGTTGAATCCCATAGAAATTACAATAGATGAAGAATTTCTTCAACGTCGCATCAAAAATCTTTATGAGGTAACAGGAAAGTTAGTTAAACGAATTATTCTGATGTTAGATCTTCAAGatgaaaagtacaaaaaaattatggagtTAATTTCCGTCGTCGAAATTAAAGGCAATAATAGTAAACACGACTTACAaacagataaaatttattctgtgGAAAAGGATTTGTTACCATTAATTTcaaacgaaaacaaaaatcgtttggaacagaaaaaatgtgtcgggatttttaaagaagcaaCAAGAGACATTGATTGGAAAGTTATTCCAATTGGCACGATTTTCGAAGGAACAAGtgttacaaaagaaaattctacTGAATAA